One region of Plasmodium gaboni strain SY75 chromosome 6, whole genome shotgun sequence genomic DNA includes:
- a CDS encoding hypothetical protein (conserved Plasmodium protein, unknown function), with the protein MGQRNEGENIIENIYESSLKKVGERIEKGKLILRVEKENEINFKDMEGYIKNHMNEMTKLVKDAKLIKSSTSYNLKNFYNSFVKCEELLDQLSTNNINTRIDDIFSNIIIEINNKCKPVVL; encoded by the coding sequence atgGGACAAAGAAATGAAGGGGAGAACATCATTGAGAATATTTACGAATCATCTTTGAAGAAAGTAGGAGAAAGAATAGAGAAAGgaaaattaatattaagagtagaaaaggaaaatgaaataaattttaaagatatggaaggatatataaaaaatcaTATGAATGAAATGACAAAACTTGTAAAGGATGCAAAACTTATAAAATCTTCAACTAGTTACAATTtgaaaaatttttataattcatttGTTAAATGTGAGGAGTTATTAGACCAACTATcaacaaataatataaacacaAGAATTGATGATATTTTTagtaatataattatagaaataaataataaatgtaagCCAGTtgtattataa
- a CDS encoding putative lsm12: protein MVKKSFDPSLHFGSFLVIKTYDGNIYKGELFCYDIISDLIVIKGDNKNGTSNIYLLRISIILDVEIKPKVKNTNDNIPMINKNIVQKIEKKALMDFEKAKLRIGIGITEEAQDLFDFIWKTHPDCTWNNKDILVLNGEVRIKPPYGPNDCIAKNDKLKERFATVISKFRQKQKQAQ from the exons ATGGTTAAAAAAAGTTTTGATCCATCTTTACACTTTGGTAGTTTCTTGGTGATAAAAACTTATGAtggtaatatatataaaggcgaattattttgttatgatataatttcagatttaatagtaataaaaggagataataaaaatgggacatcaaatatatatttgcTTCGAATAAGTATAATACTAGACGTAGAAATAAAACCTAAGgtaaaaaatacaaatgataatattccaatgattaataaaaatattgttcaaaaaatagaaaaaaaagcTTTGATGGATTTTGAAAAAGCAAAGTTGCGAATTGGAATTGGAATAACTGAGGAGGCCCAAGATTTGTTCGATTTTATATGGAAAAC tcATCCGGATTGTACCTGgaataataaagatatattagTCTTAAATGGTGAGGTTAGGATAAAACCACCATATGGACCCAATGATTGCATAGCTAAGAATGACAAACTGAAAGAGAGATTTGCGACAGtg ATATCTAAATTTCGTCAAAAGCAAAAACAAGCTCAATAA
- a CDS encoding putative eukaryotic translation initiation factor 3 subunit L, whose amino-acid sequence MAEVNSVEENVNEEIVSFEEEVETFLINLHDFVYHRNAEAIKKLFDTDFYTISEIYFKNIRWPSIKLVDIFYKQKNRFHNLIHSLYEELYYRHVFIIKDITLEDRKNAWDNYKCLLNFITTICTDLSGDSNDNVLVMPNVWVYDFLSEYIYQYQSMCHYRLQLLKDSEKNEEGISFVTQNIDVFESSIVFEALHNLLLKGEFSTLPLEEKSTYVNNIYNINNEEINSKYQFAYFACCILLNLYVLIGDYYTALKIISHIELNHKALYWKVTLCHLSIFYNIAFSYMMLKRYNDSIKILSQILIYLSKQKIHFSNQQKYQQNLIHKLIDKMYLIIIICHSLTNTRLDETILQNIKENYSGKFYALQSANEQTYAELFIRVAPKFIDPLSNISFQILSNFQNLQNQTYNSDPTNRQLAIFLKDVSYQKKAFYFISYAKLYHNIQLKKLANLMNYNELINNDDEYEQEQNVSSDIMCVKNCSKQLIWKEGPLYTGDFINSIFGNSFDFFIDLDIVNIKTRAHQKIFIDYFVHQINMSKNLMNNLLGTASPHMYKTKYDHFKKKHKNKNRNKHNNNNNNNNNNNNNNNNNYYHKNKQNKQHHQNRHNNQNKQPNQNRHTHQNNMHTQVAAS is encoded by the coding sequence atgGCTGAGGTGAATAGTGTTGAAGAAAATGTAAATGAGGAGATTGTAAGTTTTGAAGAAGAAGTTGAAAcctttttaataaatttacaCGATTTTGTTTATCATCGAAATGCTGAAGCTATAAAGAAATTGTTTGATACAGATTTTTATACAATATctgaaatatattttaagaaTATAAGATGGCCATCAATAAAATTGgttgatatattttataaacaGAAGAATAGATTTCATAATTTGATTCATTCCTTATATGAAGAGTTATATTATCGTcatgtatttataataaaagatataacATTAGAAGATCGTAAGAATGCCTGGgataattataaatgtttattaaattttataacaACCATATGTACAGATTTATCAGGTGATTCTAATGATAATGTATTGGTTATGCCAAATGTATGGGtatatgattttttatcagaatatatatatcaatatcAATCGATGTGTCATTATAGATTAcaattattaaaagattCAGAAAAGAATGAAGAAGGAATATCATTTGTTACACAAAATATAGATGTATTTGAGAGTAGTATTGTTTTTGAAGCATtacataatttattattaaaaggAGAATTTAGTACCTTACCTTTAGAAGAAAAGAGTAcatatgtaaataatatatataatataaataatgaagaaataaatagTAAATATCAGTTTGCTTATTTTGCTTgttgtatattattaaatttatatgtattaatagGAGATTATTATACAGctttaaaaattatatctCATATAGAATTAAATCATAAAGCATTATATTGGAAAGTTACCTTATGTCATTTAAgcatattttataatattgcattttcatatatgatgttaaaaagatataatgatagtataaaaatattatcacaaattttaatatatctatcTAAACAAAAAATACATTTCTCTAATCAACAAAAATATCAACAAAATTTAATACATAAACTTATAGATAAAATGTATctaataattattatttgtcATTCTTTAACAAATACAAGATTAGATGAAACAATCcttcaaaatataaaagaaaattattcaGGCAAATTTTATGCTTTACAATCAGCTAATGAACAAACTTATGCagaattatttattagGGTTGCACCTAAATTTATTGATCCTTTATCTAATATTAGTTTCcaaatattatcaaattTTCAAAATCTACAAAATCAAACATATAATTCTGATCCAACTAATAGACAACTAGccatttttttaaaagatgtatcatatcaaaaaaaagctttctattttatttcttatgctaaattatatcataatattcaattaaaaaaattagcAAATCTTATGaattataatgaattaataaataatgatgatgaatATGAACAAGAACAAAATGTGTCATCAGATATTATGTGTGTTAAAAATTGTAGTAAACAATTAATATGGAAAGAAGGACCATTATATACAGGAGATTTTATTAATTCCATATTTGGAAATTCatttgatttttttattgatctagatattgtaaatattaaaacaaGAGCACaccaaaaaatatttattgattattttgttcatcAAATTAATATGAGTAAAAATCttatgaataatttattaGGAACTGCATCACCACATATgtataaaacaaaatatgaCCACTTTAAGAAAAAacacaaaaataaaaacagAAATAAAcacaacaataataataataataataataataataataataataacaataataattattatcataaaaataaacaaaataaacAACACCATCAAAACAGACATAACAATCAAAATAAACAACCTAATCAAAATAGGCACACTCATCAAAATAACATGCACACACAAGTAGCTGCTTCGTGA
- a CDS encoding putative PP-loop family protein, translating to MLCEKCNEKNVCMMRPSNKEKLCKECFIESFEEDVHDTILKKRMFEDNDKICIAVSGGKDSSVLAHVLVNLKKKYNYKWELFLLAIDEGIKGYRDDSLKVVYKLEKLYNLPLKILKFENLFSYTMDDVVKFIGKKNNCTVCGVFRRQSFEKGALLFNATKLVTGHNADDLAETILMNMCRGDIDKLAKNINDMSNAGHMNKKYNCAGDSQNGIKNLENIQNSPEQVRQKNYKNCENIDDNNDNNDNNDNYDDIILNDIMSERLDEKCSCINNNLDNDRGKKDEEIQKYEQNYEEKYNNSNNNNDNNNNSNGNSFFLPRLKPLMWCYEKEIVLYAFHLKLDYFSTECTYSPNSFRGNLRCFIKDIELINAQFILNIIHSAEFFYFNSINQKRLNICIKCGAYTSNKICKACLIIDGLNNYTDNSFLYSNKKKAKKKISIHFDNKKVEG from the coding sequence ATGCTGTGCGAGAAATGTAACGAAAAAAATGTTTGTATGATGAGACCATCcaataaagaaaaattatgCAAAGAATGTTTTATAGAAAGCTTTGAAGAAGATGTTCATGATACAAttttaaagaaaagaatgtttgaagataatgataaaatttGCATAGCCGTTTCAGGCGGAAAAGATTCAAGTGTACTTGCTCATGTACTTgttaatttaaaaaaaaaatataattacaaatgggaattatttttacttGCCATTGATGAAGGTATTAAAGGTTATCGTGACGATTCTTTAAAAGTTGTTTACaaattagaaaaattatataatttaccattaaaaatattgaaattTGAAAATCTTTTTTCATATACAATGGATGATGTTGTAAAATTTATAGgcaaaaaaaataattgtACTGTTTGTGGAGTCTTCAGAAGACAATCATTCGAAAAAGGAGCCTTATTATTTAATGCAACAAAACTTGTCACTGGTCATAATGCTGATGATTTAGCAGAAACCATTTTAATGAACATGTGCAGAGGTGATATTGACAAGCTAGcgaaaaatataaatgatatgAGCAATGCAGGTCatatgaacaaaaaataCAATTGTGCAGGTGATAGCCAAAAtggaataaaaaatttagaaaatatacaaaattCACCTGAACAAGTAAGgcaaaaaaattataaaaattgtGAGAATattgatgataataatgataataatgataataatgataattatgatgatattatattaaatgatattatGAGTGAGAGGTTAGATGAAAAATGTAGTTgcataaataataatttggATAATGATAGGGGAAAGAAAGATGAGGAAATTCAGaaatatgaacaaaattatgaggaaaaatataataatagtaataataataatgataataataataatagtaatggtaattctttttttttaccaAGATTAAAACCTTTAATGTGGTGttatgaaaaagaaattgttttatatgcctttcatttaaaattaGATTATTTCAGTACAGAATGTACTTATTCTCCTAATTCATTTCGTGGTAATTTGAGATGTTTTATCAAAGACATTGAATTGATTAATGCACAGTTTATTTTAAACATTATTCATTCAGctgaatttttttattttaattcgataaatcaaaaaaggttaaatatatgtataaaatgTGGTGCGTATACTTCGAATAAGATATGTAAAGCTTGTTTAATTATTGATGgtttaaataattatacggataattcttttctatactctaataaaaaaaaagccaagaaaaaaatatctaTACATTTTGATAATAAGAAAGTTGAaggataa
- a CDS encoding hypothetical protein (conserved Plasmodium protein, unknown function), which produces MSEIGFISHPPPEPDFWIYFAKYLRNTWVQWAIVFVPFILFALYLKLTMPSFHVNEKEHSEEQFQFRDMKEIRKRRNTMSNNSL; this is translated from the exons atgagTGAAATAGGATTTATTTCTCACCCTCCACCTGAACCAGACTTCTGGATTTATTTTGCCAAGTATTTGAGAAATACATGGGTTCag TGGGCTATTGTATTTGTTCCTTTTATTCTTTTCGCCCTCTACTTAAAATTAACAATGC CCTCTTTTCATGTGAATGAAAAGGAACATTCAGAGGAACAATTTCAATTTAGGGATATGAAGGAAATTAGAAAAAGGAGGAACACCATGAGCAATAATAGTTTATAG
- a CDS encoding leucine-rich repeat protein, whose protein sequence is MLLDLSNSKLKSLEDCDIILEKLIELNLDYPSITYLNVSHNNIKSIKGLRAFENLRVLNISHNEVISLDDDYIPCCTEKIIADHNLLTDICFKGIEKEEEEYDEDISEENDTYEKYNNDNNNDNNNNNNNINDDDDSNILCAKDIIKNKTKDYKNKNLKNDENDDERKNHHMNNREKRKFTRNTSIYDSFNTNLLNDKNMYTNKNLPLNKLIYLDVSYNNIKKLTTFEKYLHIINKNKREKNDSCSDDAYMNNFISNKTEQDVMILFFNSLETLHLRGNQLTNLKGLSVFKNLKVLDLRSNFINHPVQLFYILDNKNWLKKYQKNKMERKDTNYYSYFVYILKKYKNFKNLQNLFLQGNNKVLKPKYLFMSVYNVLKNINVKRKLSTDVITDNISLDVSKKKKKKKKNYFPNAESEDEQNGVGSYMDFEGGDEKDDEEEVEDVDEVEDIDEVEDIDEEEDEDEDEVDDEEEDHMEINENEEEDFIENDEEENYCLNQENKKKGTELNKDLEEKETYDDKINEKKVDDDHMNGYNDNINNCPNEGDEEESFYEDDSSNEYTYIMEKMGISSNKINKLQNNNNTNNYLSDRTHEEKEVYDDTSQDNSESNLNGSSKCSPLYSEDDTEFESNEEKEYEQVKKRNNKENEEKGYDDNSDNNDGGDDYNNDGGDDYNNDGGDDYNNDGGDDCEEKKVQDKSLSIKDNLNNKNVYSSKTRGKKFLYSTNDDEDEKKIDDLIKHISYSVSRNSSNIMSSQNSWKKNQACISVKTCNDNKREFVSDNEQTEKKEVQNEKKERDNIKKKIVNTKEENNIYELSNMSYVEKENNCKKNLYKYIKSADHTNKALLKEKNISSSSGLHYEECLNDEINNRNTNDNINIKNENNKIKKNKMEIKINSIDKTYEQNEGKNLCVSSVLKKNKKTNDVLKEILNKNRDMDKSTLTNVSSIEESDMFDSDYEEIISTSNCANMNDNNKDNNMEDNNMEDINMEDINMEDINMENINIHNCNIKESSNLSFKNKNYLNSKQKGNSNSLTNNYVKEDKDKMDDHIKMIGTIEKMIEYKKMREQGINNDVDICISKQENAQGISKEKRKKEQRKNQGTNGNICRNICGNICGNICSNRYDNTCGYIDKYNDEEKKEVCNILNISYKENKTNISDENNLKTEICDIQKKIKNEMNKSCSNKDICIYKSEEEKENITYKCNNNNNKNKLPMSNPQNRRLYHACSSFKSESTDVTERTGNMDKKLKIIEKNILNNDCLNINSMKNMNDLIISKNMMNIQAYPIQIENNKETKNWNKKEQDHNNSSIIKDTLLVEKRVPKNEEDNDYINEKNKKNESIIKRKNELQNNHKSTCIKNIKDINILKDREEKYNDKDSMLYNNLALYLKDVCLNLGKEKQYTKNLLEEKKKLENEIKIMNLQKDIYKKKIKNLEKLCIEKNKITKKYKNMNNTLKSFEHMKMQVPKDDMHSQNEYIENTMEKLYNVFFDAFGEEHIITKMIESLADVYIRKEKNTEMKMIEHKKELDLLKNVEEIVKKKDQYYNELLKKNEIIKSLNINLNNITKSVADMKKSIIENENKSKELLLELSKKDSMLKDMEKKILIMRGKEKEFENERAKIMDLLKDNDGNVKSIKEYKDDIKALEEKLKIYIEKSKNKMNDKNYEKMVDKLHDEQIKIHSLLTEKEKIINEKNIQIDHLENQLQSWADEATNWVVMADKHAKLITKHNILKKNYEELKLKYIMDMKYIQSNKNEKVKELIKRFS, encoded by the exons atgttGTTAGATTTATCAAATAGTAAATTGAAAAGTTTAGAGGACTGTGATATTATCTTAGAAAAGTTGATTGAATTAAATTTGGATTACCCAAGtataacatatttaaaCGTTTctcataataatataaaatcGATTAAAGGATTAAGGGCCTTTGAAAATTTAAGAGTTTTGAATATATCACATAATGAAGTGATATCATTAGATGATGACTATATTCCATGTTGTACTGAGAAAATTATAGCTGACCATAATTTATTAACAGATATATGTTTTAAGGGAATTGAAAAGGAAGAGGAAGAATATGATGAAGATATAAGTGAGGAAAATGATACgtatgaaaaatataataatgataataataatgataataataataataataataatattaatgatgatgatgatagTAACATTTTATGTGCGAAAGacattataaaaaataaaacaaaggattataaaaataagaatttaaagaatgatgaaaatgaCGATGAGAGGAAGAATCATCATATGAATAATCGTGAGAAGAGAAAATTTACAAGAAATACATCTATTTATGACTCTTTTAATACTAACCTATTAAATGATAAGAATATGTATACAAATAAGAATTTACCATTAAATAAACTAATTTATCTTGATGTtagttataataatataaaaaaattaacaacatttgaaaaatatttacatataataaataaaaataaaagagaaaaaaatgattcATGTTCTGATGATGcttatatgaataattttatttctaaTAAAACAGAACAAGATGTaatgattttattttttaattctttagAAACTTTACATTTAAGAGGTAATCAATTAACTAATCTCAAGGGTCTAAGTGTTTTCAAAAATTTAAAAGTTCTTGATTTACGTtctaattttattaatcATCCTGTGcaattattttatattttagataataaaaactGGCTTAAGAAATATcagaaaaataaaatggaAAGGAAAGatacaaattattattcttattttgtttatatcttaaaaaaatataaaaattttaaaaatctacagaatttatttcttcaaggaaataataaagtTCTCAAACctaaatatttatttatgagtgtatataatgttttgaaaaatattaacgTTAAAAGGAAGTTAAGTACTGATGTTATCACAGATAATATCTCTTTAGATGtatccaaaaaaaaaaaaaaaaaaaaaaaaaattattttcctAATGCTGAGTCGGAAGACGAACAAAATGGAGTTGGTAGTTATATGGACTTTGAAGGGGGAGATGAAAAGGATGATGAAGAGGAAGTAGAAGATGTAGATGAAGTGGAAGATATAGATGAAGTGGAAGATATAGATGAAGAGGAAGATGAAGATGAAGATGAAGTTGACGATGAAGAGGAAGACCATATGGaaattaatgaaaatgaagaagaagatTTTATAGAAAATGATGAGGAAGAAAATTATTGTTTGAACCAagagaataaaaaaaaaggaaccgaattaaataaagacttggaagaaaaagaaacatatgatgataaaataaatgaaaagaaaGTGGATGATGATCATATGAATGgatataatgataatataaataattgtCCTAACGAAGGAGATGAAGAAGAATCATTTTATGAAGATGATAGTTCGAATGaatatacttatataatGGAAAAAATGGGAATATCATCTaacaaaattaataaattgcaaaacaataataatacaaataattatttgaGTGACAGAACACATGAAGAAAAGGAAGTTTATGATGATACTTCTCAAGATAATTCCGAATCGAATTTAAATGGGTCATCGAAATGTTCTCCATTATATAGCGAAGATGATACAGAATTTGAAAGTAATGAAGAAAAGGAATATGAACAGGtaaagaaaagaaataataaagaaaatgaagaaaaaggatatgatgataatagTGATAACAATGATGGTGGTGATGATTATAACAATGATGGAGGTGATGATTATAACAATGATGGTGGTGATGATTATAACAATGATGGAGGTGATGATTGTGAAGAAAAAAAGGTTCAAGATAAAAGTTTATCTATAAAAGACAActtaaataataaaaatgtatattcTTCTAAAACGAGGggaaaaaaatttttatattcaactaatgatgatgaagatgaaaaaaaaatcgATGATCttattaaacatattaGCTATAGTGTAAGCAGGAATTCTTCAAATATTATGTCTTCTCAAAATTCatggaaaaaaaatcaaGCATGTATAAGTGTGAAAACTtgtaatgataataaaagaGAATTTGTAAGTGATAATGAACAAACAGAAAAAAAGGAGGttcaaaatgaaaagaaagaaagagataatattaaaaagaaaattgTGAATACTAAAGAAgagaataatatatatgaactATCAAATATGTCATATGtagaaaaggaaaataattgtaaaaaaaatctttataaatatattaaaagtGCTGATCACACAAACAAAGCTCTTTtgaaggaaaaaaatatttcttcttcatctGGATTACATTATGAAGAATGCttaaatgatgaaataaataataggaatacaaatgataatataaatattaagaatgagaataataaaataaagaaaaataaaatggagataaaaattaattcaATAGATAAAACGtatgaacaaaatgaaGGAAAAAATCTTTGCGTTTCATCagttttaaaaaaaaataaaaagacTAATGATGTCCTcaaagaaatattaaacaaaaatagGGACATGGATAAGTCAACACTAACAAACGTTTCTTCTATTGAAGAAAGTGATATGTTTGATAGTGACTatgaagaaataataaGCACATCGAATTGTGctaatatgaatgataataataaagataataatatggaagataataatatggaagatattaatatggaagatattaatatggaagatattaatatggaaaatattaacatacataattgtaatataaaagaatcatccaatttatcttttaaaaataaaaattatttgaattCAAAACAAAAGGGGAACTCAAACTCTCttacaaataattatgtaaaagaagataaagataaaatggatgatcatataaaaatgatagGAACTATAGAAAAAATGATCGAATATAAGAAAATGAGAGAACAAGgtattaataatgatgtTGATATTTGTATTTCTAAACAGGAAAATGCACAAGGTATTTCTAAagaaaaaaggaaaaagGAGCAACGAAAAAATCAAGGCACAAATGGAAATATATGTAGAAATATATGTGGAAATATATGTGGAAATATATGTAGTAATAGATATGATAATACTTGTGGatatatagataaataCAATGATgaggaaaaaaaagaagtgtgcaatattttaaatatttcttataaaGAGAATAAGACTAATATTTCTGATGAGAACAATTTAAAGACAGAGATATGTGATATTCAAAAAAAGATTAAGAATGAAATGAATAAAAGTTGTAGTAACAAAgatatttgtatatataagaGTGAGGAAgagaaagaaaatataacatataaatgtaataataataataataaaaataagttACCAATGTCGAATCCACAAAATAGAAGGTTATATCATGCTTGTTCATCTTTTAAATCAGAATCTACAGATGTAACAGAAAGAACAGGTAATATGGATAAGAAgttaaaaataatagaaaaaaatattctaaATAACGATtgtttaaatataaatagtatgaaaaatatgaacgacttaataatttcaaagaatatgatgaatataCAAGCTTATCCTATACaaattgaaaataataaagaaacaaaaaactggaataaaaaagaacaagatcataataattcttCTATAATAAAGGATACTTTGTTAGTAGAAAAAAGGGTACCTAAAAATGAGGAAgataatgattatataaatgaaaaaaataaaaaaaatgaaagtATTATAAAGAGAAAGAATGAATTAcaaaataatcataaaagtacatgtataaaaaatataaaagatattaatatattaaaagatagagaagaaaaatataatgacAAAGATAGTATGctatataataatttggCTTTATATCTAAAAGATGTTTGTTTAAATTTAGGAAAGGAAAAGCAATACACTAAAAATTTattagaagaaaaaaaaaaattagaaaatgaaataaaaattatgaatCTACAGAaagatatttataaaaagaaaatcaaaaacttagaaaaattatgtattgagaaaaataaaattacaaaaaaatataaaaatatgaataacACATTGAAATCTTTTGAACATATGAAAATGCAAGTTCCTAAAGACGACATGCATTCacaaaatgaatatatagaaaatacCATGGagaaattatat AACGTATTCTTTGATGCTTTTGGAGAGGAGCACATAATAACcaaaat GATTGAAAGTTTAGCTGATGTTTATATTAGAAAGGAAAAGAATACagaaatgaaaatgatagAACACAAAAAG GAATTGGATTTGTTAAAGAACGTAGAGGAAATTgtaaaaaagaaagatCAATATTACAAcgaattattaaaaaaaaatgaaattatcAAGAG tTTGAATATCAACCTAAATAATATAACCAAAAGCGTTGCTGATATGAAAAAAAGCATAatagaaaatgaaaacaaATCCAAGGAGTTATTATTGGAGTTATCAAAAAAAGATTCAATGTTGAAAGATATGGAAAAAAAGATCTTAATAATG aggggaaaagaaaaggaaTTTGAAAATGAAAGAGCTAAAATAATGGATCTCCTAAAAGATAACG ATGGCAATGTGAAGAGCATAAAAGAATACAAAGACGATATTAAAGCACttgaagaaaaattaaaaatatatatagaaaaatctaaaaataaaatgaatgaCAAAAATTATGAGAAGATGGTAGATAAATTACATGatgaacaaataaaaatacacTCATTATTAAcagaaaaagaaaaaattataaatgaaaaaaatattcaaataGATCATCTAGAAAATCAATTACAATCATGGGCAGATGAAGCAACCAACTGGGTGGTGATGGCTGATAAGCACGCCAAACTTATAACAAAACATAACATATTAAAG aaaaattatgaagaattgaaattgaaatatattatggATATGAAATACATCCAgtcaaataaaaatgaaaaagtTAAGGAACTCATAAAAAGGttttcataa
- a CDS encoding hypothetical protein (conserved Plasmodium protein, unknown function), with amino-acid sequence MNILISLGNEIINSFIGQQKKGDISRMFLEYFKKKNYFDEWIKISYINSYISEKNNIILIQPTTSIFDMNGISLNNILNYINYNNVKKKNVCIIIPDIYRPIGKYKIKTYVKIHEKLGSDFYNILHANIINHLKDYNYINLCLGIYNNIQNKDIPTNKSIQNYFKENINEHENKIIYKSFQLANEHLYKHIFNTNIITTNYIHEKQKYPAMEPRKYFKKDTSKRRYILDVYKHMHK; translated from the coding sequence ATGAATATACTAATAAGCCTTGGTAATGAAATCATAAATAGTTTTATAGGACAACAAAAGAAAGGAGATATAAGTAGAATGTTTTTAGagtattttaaaaaaaaaaattattttgatgAATGGATAAAAATTAGTTatattaattcatatataagtgaaaaaaataatattatattaatacaacCAACTACTTCTATTTTTGATATGAATGGTATATCATTAAACAATATActaaattatataaattataataatgtgaaaaaaaaaaatgtatgtataattattcCGGATATATATAGACCTATaggaaaatataaaataaaaacatatgTCAAAATTCATGAAAAGTTAGGTAGCgatttttataatattttacatGCAAATATCATAAATCATTTAAAAgattataattatattaacTTATGTTTGGGTATTtacaataatatacaaaataaagatatacctacaaataaatctattcaaaattattttaaggaaaatataaatgaacatgaaaataaaattatatataaatcatttcAGCTAGCTAATgaacatttatataaacatatttttaatacaaatattattacaacGAATTATATCCatgaaaaacaaaaatatcCAGCAATGGAACCTcgaaaatattttaaaaaagatacATCAAAGAGGAGATACATACTAGATGTGTATAAGCATATGCACAAGTGA